The genomic stretch TAGTAGTAGTACTAGCGATAATTCTACTATTAAATCGAAAAAGTAAGTTGGAAATTATCAATAAAAAAATTAAAATTGAGCATTTAGATGATTCATTACAGTCCATTCAATTTATTTGGATACCAGATATAGGTGATATTCGTTCTAAGTTGAGTGAGATTGAAAGGATCTGCAATGACAATACAATCATTCTCTTAAGTGGATATTCAAAAAAACAAACAAAAAAATATAACGATGTAAACATACAATATTTAGCTTCTATGGCTCCTGTTTACTTTTTGTGGAATGAACAGGACTATCGTGGCAATTATAGAGATTTAAATGCATTATTACTAGATTGTAAAGTTACAATTTTAGAAAATACAAGTGCTTCATTTGAGACTGAAAATGGTACAAAATTTACGATTATAGGTTTAGATGATGTGAAAACAAATAGAGATCAACTTTCGTTTGCACTTGAAGAGCTTTATGAAGACAGTTTGTGTATTTTAACAAGCTATACTGAAGTAATGGATAGTAATATTAGTAATTTTAAAAGTATTCAAGTTTATCTGTTTGAAAGAAGTCAATCAAATGTAAAACGAAATCAGAAAACGGTATATTTGGAGCTACATAACAATAAAGGAATTCGAAAACAAAACACAATAACTGTCTTAAATTTTGATGTTATGAAATAAGGGTTTTGTTTACATGCAGGAGGAAAGAAAATTGGCCCAAATAGGAAAATACAATATTAAAGCAATTTCTAACATTGTAGGGATATTACCAGGTACTTTAAGAGCATGGGAAAGAAGATATAATATTATTAGTCCTGTACGAAATGATGCTGGCCATCGACTTTATACAGAAGAACATGTATACATCTTAAAATGGCTCGTTCAAAAAGTTAATGAAGGATTTACAATTGGACAAGCGATTAATTTATATGAAGCAAAAGAGCATAAATCGTCTAATGATCAATCACTTTCCGAAAATCTACAATCTGATGCTTTAGTAAATCGTATTGTATCATCATTATTAACTTTTGAAGAAAATGAAGCCCATAATTATGTGAATGAAGCATTTAGTCTTTTTTCAGTTGATAAAGTGTTATTTAAAATCATTTCTAAAGTTTTCATTTTAATAGGTGATAAGTATCGTAACGGAGAAATTACAAGTGCACATGAACACTTTGCGACCTCTTTCTTAAGAACAAGATTAGGGATGGTTTATCAAAACTTACCAAACAATAAACATTTGCCAAAGTTAATTGCAGTCTGTGGACCAGAAGAAAAGCATGAATTGGGTTTATTAATATTTACGATTTATTTACGAAGAATTGGTTTTCAGGTAATTTATTTAGGAGCATCTATTGACTCTAATGAAGTTGAACAAGTAATAAATGAGGTGAATCCAGCTGGATTTATTATGTCATGTACTTCTAAAGATAATTTAAAGAAAACAATTGATCTAGCCATTACAATCAAAAAAATTAAGTCTGATATCATTATTGGAATTGGTGGACACGCAGTTTCAACTTGTGACAGCCCTATAATGGATTCAATCCAGGAATTTTATATAGGGAATGGACAATCAAACTGGGATGAGTGGTTAAAGCAGAATTTTAATTATAAATGAATTTTGACTTTAGAATCACCAAAAGTATTTAAAAACATAAACTGTACTATGGTAAATGCAGCAAGGAGGCTAGTTCATGAGGTTGGAACGGTTGAACTACAATAAAATAAAAGTTTTTCTTACATCTGATGATTTATCTGAACGTGGTCTGACAAAAGAAGACTTATGGTATAATGCGCCAAAAGTTCAACAGCTTTTTCAAGATATGATGCATGAAGCTAGCGTAGAACTAGGTTTCGAAGTAGATGGTAAAGTATCCGTTGAAGTTTTCTCTCTTCAAGCTCAAGGGATGGTAGTAATCGTCACAAAATCCGATGATATTGAAGAAGAGGAAGATGAATTTCAAGATGATTTTATATCGATGGAAGTAATCCTTGATGAAAGTGAACATATATTGTACGAGTTTTCTACTTTGGATGATCTAATCCTACTTTCTGAAAAATTAGTTTCATGTGATGCAATCGGTGGAAGATTGTTCTCTTTTGAAAATACGTTTTATTTAAAGTTTGAGGAGAATGAAATAGGAAGACTAGATCGTGAAACATTTTATGCGATACTAGCCGAATATGGAAATCCTTCAACGAGAACAATTTATCGCATTATTGAGTACGGTAAAGAGCTTATTTCAGAAAATGCTATTGAACAACTGCATTTTTATTTCGTTAAAAATAAAGCCTCTCAGTAATTTATTACGAGAGGTTATACTTTCACATTTGAAAGTATAAATTTGCACCGGTGAAGTCAAATCGACGTAGTTTCTAATTCAAGATCTAACTTGCAGTGCAACTACGTCTCTGTCTTCGGCTAAAGGCTCGCCAATCGGCGAGTTTTCTTTATGTAAATTTTTTATAAATATATTGTATTTCTTCATATTCTTTCCTTTTCAAACTTTGTAAATAGGAGTATAATGACCTTAGAAAACGCTTACATTAAACAAATATTATATTTAGTTTTCTATGTGTTTATAACTTTCAAAATGGGATGGAAAGTTGTATACTAATTTCAGAATGAATGAAACTTTTCATAGTTCAAATTTCTAGGGGGTTTACAATGGTTGCCGAGAAATCTACAGAGAAAAATAGCAACACTGAAGAACAATTAGATGTACTAGCGCCTACACAAGTAGTAATCAAAGAAGCGTTAGAAAAATTAGGATATTCAAATGAAATGTATGAACTTTTAAAAGAGCCAGTTCGTATGATGACTGTAAAAATTCCAGTTCGCATGGATGATGGACAAGTGAAAATTTTCACTGGTTACAGAGCACAACATAACGATGCAGTAGGACCAACTAAAGGTGGTATCCGTTTCCATCCGAATGTAACAGAAAATGAAGTGAAAGCACTTTCAATCTGGATGAGCTTGAAATGTGGAATTGTAGATTTACCATATGGCGGAGGTAAAGGTGGAATCGTTTGTGATCCACGTGATATGTCATTTCGTGAGTTAGAAAGACTTAGCCGCGGATATGTTCGTGCAATTAGCCAAATCGTAGGACCAACTAAAGATATTCCAGCTCCAGACGTATTTACAAACTCTCAAATTATGGCTTGGATGATGGATGAATATTCTAGAATAGATGAATTTAACTCTCCTGGTTTTATTACTGGTAAGCCATTAGTATTAGGTGGCTCACACGGCCGTGAAACTGCTACTGCTAAAGGTGTTACAATTGTAATCCGTGAAGCAGCTAAGCGTAAAGGTATTAACTTAGAAGGTGCACGAGTTGTTATCCAAGGATTTGGTAATGCAGGTAGCTTCTTAGCTAAATTTATGCATGATGCTGGTGCAAAAGTTATTGGTATTTCTGATGCTTATGGCGCTCTTCATGATCCAAATGGCTTAGATATTGATTATTTATTAGATCGCAGAGATAGCTTTGGTACAATTACTAAACTATTTAATAATACAATTTCAAATAAAGAATTATTAGAATTAGATTGTGATATTTTAGTTCCTGCAGCGATTGAAAATCAAATTACAAAAGATAATGCTCATAACATTAAAGCATCGATTGTAGTTGAAGCTGCTAATGGACCTACAACACTTGAAGCGACAAAAATTTTAACTGAACGTGGAATTCTACTAGTTCCAGACGTATTAGCTAGTGCTGGTGGCGTAACTGTTTCTTACTTTGAATGGGTACAAAATAACCAAGGTTATTACTGGACTGAAGAAGAAGTAGAAACAAGATTAGAAAAAGTTATGGTACGCTCATTTGATAATATTTATGAAACAAGTGTAAATAGAAAAGTAAATATGCGTCTTGCAGCTTACATGGTTGGAGCGCGTAAAATGGCTGAAGCTAGCCGATTCAGAGGTTGGGTATAAGCTTATATATGATATAAAAACAAGATGGGAATTTTTCCATCTTGTTTTTTTGTTTACCTATTATTAGACAAAATAAATTTTTTACGTAAAATAGATATAGTAAATATAACTAAGAATTAAGTTTAATGGAGATGTTTCAAATGGAAAAAGTTGAAGTTCTGATCATAGGTGGAGGACCTTGTGGTATTGCGGCTTATCTAGCTCTGAAAAATAAGGGGATATCTGCATTAATAATTGAAAAAGGAAATATAGTTCATACCCTTAGTCGATTCCCAACACATCAAACGTTTTTTAGTACGAGTGAAAAATTAGAAGTGGGAAATATTCCATTTATTATCGAAGGTAGAAAACCGAAGAAACATCAGGCACTAGCTTATTACCGTGATGTTGTAAAAAGAAATAATATAAAAATTAATGCTTTTGAAGAAGTAACGTCTGTTACAAAGAAAAGTAATTTTATGATTGAAACAGTTACGACAAACCGTGAAGAAAAAAAGTATGAAGCAAAAGCAGTCATAGTTGCTACAGGATACTATGATCAACCAAACTACTTATCAATTCCTGGTGAAAAGCTTGAAAAAGTTTCACATTACTTTTTTGAAGGACATAAGCATTTTAATCAAAAGGTTGCAATTATTGGTGGTAAAAACTCAAGTGTAGACGCAGCACTAGAATTAGAAAAATGTTGTGCGGAAGTAACTGTCATCTATAGAGGTAGTTCGTATTCACCAAGTATTAAACCATGGGTTTTACCTGAGTTTGAAGGACTTGTCCGTTCAGAATCTATCAAAATGGAATTTAACGCAAATATAGTAGAAATTAAAGAAGACTCGGTTACTTATGAAAAAGAAGGGCAAATAATCGAGATTGAAAATGACTTTGTCTATGCAATGACAGGTTATCATCCGGATCATACTTTAATTAAAAGTATGGGAGTAAAGGTAGATGATCAGACGGGGCGACCACTATTTAATCCAGATACGATGGAAACTAATATAGAAGGTATTTATATTGCTGGAGTAATCGCTGCCGGAAACAACGCAAACGAAATTTTTATTGAAAATGGCCGTTTTCATGGAGATTTAATTGCCTCTCATATAACAAGTAGTTCAAAGTAAATGGGTAAAGTTTTTTGGGGAATGATTTTTAACATTCTCAAGATCTGCAAATTTATTGATAAGTTCATTTTTCAACAGTAAATGAACATTGCATAGCTACGTTTTTAGACGGATGAAAAATGAGTTTGTTAATTAGTTTTCAACATGTGTAGTGTTAAGAAAAATCGGTCGTAGTGGACTTCCACTACGGCCTTTTATGATTATGGAGTTTTCATATTTTTGTATTTTTACATACTATTGAAGCTTTTATTAGTAAGTTTTTTTGATTAACTTGCTATTTTCTAACTCATGAATCTCACCACATGGAGAGCGAGAATCCTGTAGTGGAAATTAATATCATACTACTTCCTTTACATTGATAACTTCTTTTTTCAACAACATGAAACGTAGCATAGCTACGTTTTTTTGTACAAAGAATTTATAACCTGTTTTTGTTTACTTGAATAATTTTTAAATGATATAATTTCATGTGAAATGAGGTGCTGTAATGAAAAAAGTAGTATTAATTACAACAGGTGGAACAATTGCTAGTAAACCAAATGCTGAATCAGGGAAGTTAGATTCAGGTGCATTATCGGGACAAGAAATTGCAGAAATGCTTGATTTACCAAAAGATATAAATGTTATTGTTGATTCTTTTTTTCAAGTTCCAAGTATGCACATCGGCTTTAATCATTGGATGATGTTAAAAAATAAAATTGAAGAATACTATCAAGATGAAACAATCGATGGGGTAGTCGTTACTCATGGAACTGATACTTTAGAAGAAACGGCTTATTTTTTAGATTTAACAATTGACGACGAACGTCCTGTAGTTGTAACTGGCTCACAAAGATCACCAGGGGAACTAGGTACTGATGCTTTTATTAATTTAAGACATGCGATCTATACTGCAGCTGATGAATCTTCAAGAAATGTTGGTACTGTTGTTGTCTTTAATGAACGAATTTTTACTGCAAAATATGTTAAAAAAGAACATGCATCCAATATTCAAGGATTTAACGTTTTCGGTTTCGGTTACTTAGGGATTATTGATAATGACAAGGTACATATTTACCAAAAACCAGTAATAAAAGATAAATACAAAATTACAGGTGAACTACCGCAAGTTGATATCATTAAATGTTATATTGAAGCAAAAGGATATTTCATAAAAGCAGCTGTTGAAAATGGTGCAAAAGGTATTATCTTAGAAGGTGTTGGAAGAGGACAAGTATCACCATTTATGACTGAAGAAATTGAAAAGGCAGTTAAAGATGGGGTTAAAGTCATCATCACAACAAGTTCTGAAGAGGGCGAAGTATATCCGACATATGATTATTTCGGAAGTGCTTATGATTTAGTTAACAAAGGTGTAATTTTAGGTAAAGATTACGACAGTAAAAAGGCAAGAATTAAATTAACTGTCATGTTAGCATCAGAAGTTGAAAATATTCTTGAAGGTTTTACTAAATAAATTTCAATTCATATTTATATTAAAACGTGCTTAGCACGTTTTTTATTTTGTATATCAGAATTGTGTTAGATTTCGAATTGAAGTTAAAGTAATTTTATATTAATTTCGAAATTGTGTATAAAATTAATTGAATTTATTCATAATGGTAATAAAAAAGGTATGAATAAAAATGAAAAGAATCGAACGAATACTTTTTAAGTTAATCATGATTCAATTAGTTTGTTTAGTTGTAAGCCAGTACATTTTGTCTTTTCCAAGTCTTTCAGTTTATTTAACAAAAATTGAACTATATGAGGGAGTAACGCAAAAAGCAAAAGATGTAACAAGAGAAGTATATAATCATATAGGTAAATAGATGAATTCATCGGAATCATATGGTAATATTAAATAAAGCAGGCTAGCCTGCTTTATTTTTATTTGTTTTTGTCTTTTTAGGACATGATAAGATTAAAGGTTGCTATTCATGTAGCAATTTTTTTATGTAGGAGGACTTATGAGTAAAAAAATTAGTATAGCGATAGATGGTCCGGCAGCTGCTGGTAAAAGTACCGTTGCAAAGATCGTTTCAAAAAAATTAGGTTATGTATATATCGACACAGGTGCTATGTATCGTGCTCTAACTTTTAAAGCAATCCAAGATAATATTGATGTTAATAATGAAATGGATTTAAGCAATTTACTTTCTAATATAACAATAAAATTAGTTCCTGTAGAGGACACTCAAAAAGTGTTTATTGATGATGTAGACGTTTCAGAGCCAATCAGAACTCCAGAAGTGACTAGAAACGTATCATTTGTTGCAAAACACAGCTTAGTTCGTGAAAAAATGGTCGAATTACAACGTCAATATGCTGTAAATGGTGGAGTTGTAATGGATGGGAGAGATATTGGAACTCATGTATTAGTAGATGCAGAAGTTAAAATATTCATGATTGCTTCAGTAGACGAAAGAGCTCAAAGAAGACATATTGAAAATGTTAAAAATGGTTTCGAAAGTGACCTAGAGCAATTAAAAATAGAAATCTCAACAAGAGACCGAATCGACTCAGAAAGAGAAGTTTCACCATTGAAAAAAGCTGATGATGCAATATCTTTAGATACTACTTCAAAAAACATTGATGACGTTGTAAATGATATATTAACAATTGTAGATGAAAAGGTAAAAAATATTTAGAAGAATTAGTCATCAGATTCCTTGACTTTTCTGCTTATTTATTAGATGGTAAAAGAGGATAATACATAATTGGTCTATCCATTTTTAAAACACAAGGAGGAATATAGCATGGTTGAAAAAGTAATGCCAGAGGTTGGGGAAATTATCTCATGTGTAATTGAACAAATTGAAGATAAACAAGCAATTGTAGGGTTCGGTGGAAAAACAGATGGTATTCTTCCAATAAAAGAAATTTCAAATGTACATATTGAAAACGTAAGTGACGCGTTAACTGTTGGACAGGAAATTGAATTAAAGGTTATTAAAGTTGAAGAAGATTCAGTAGTTTTTTCTAAACGTGCTGTAGATTCTGTTAAGGCTTGGGATCAATTAGCAACTAAATTAGAAAGTAAAGAAGTATTCGAAGTAATCGTTACTGAGCAAGTAAACGGTGGATTAATTGCTGACGTAGGAGTACGTGGTTTTATTCCGGCTTCTTTAGTTTCAAAAAAATTCGTAGAAGATTTAGGAAGCTTCGTTGGTCAATCGATTG from Arthrobacter citreus encodes the following:
- a CDS encoding asparaginase, with the translated sequence MKKVVLITTGGTIASKPNAESGKLDSGALSGQEIAEMLDLPKDINVIVDSFFQVPSMHIGFNHWMMLKNKIEEYYQDETIDGVVVTHGTDTLEETAYFLDLTIDDERPVVVTGSQRSPGELGTDAFINLRHAIYTAADESSRNVGTVVVFNERIFTAKYVKKEHASNIQGFNVFGFGYLGIIDNDKVHIYQKPVIKDKYKITGELPQVDIIKCYIEAKGYFIKAAVENGAKGIILEGVGRGQVSPFMTEEIEKAVKDGVKVIITTSSEEGEVYPTYDYFGSAYDLVNKGVILGKDYDSKKARIKLTVMLASEVENILEGFTK
- a CDS encoding (d)CMP kinase; translated protein: MSKKISIAIDGPAAAGKSTVAKIVSKKLGYVYIDTGAMYRALTFKAIQDNIDVNNEMDLSNLLSNITIKLVPVEDTQKVFIDDVDVSEPIRTPEVTRNVSFVAKHSLVREKMVELQRQYAVNGGVVMDGRDIGTHVLVDAEVKIFMIASVDERAQRRHIENVKNGFESDLEQLKIEISTRDRIDSEREVSPLKKADDAISLDTTSKNIDDVVNDILTIVDEKVKNI
- the ypdA gene encoding YpdA family putative bacillithiol disulfide reductase translates to MEKVEVLIIGGGPCGIAAYLALKNKGISALIIEKGNIVHTLSRFPTHQTFFSTSEKLEVGNIPFIIEGRKPKKHQALAYYRDVVKRNNIKINAFEEVTSVTKKSNFMIETVTTNREEKKYEAKAVIVATGYYDQPNYLSIPGEKLEKVSHYFFEGHKHFNQKVAIIGGKNSSVDAALELEKCCAEVTVIYRGSSYSPSIKPWVLPEFEGLVRSESIKMEFNANIVEIKEDSVTYEKEGQIIEIENDFVYAMTGYHPDHTLIKSMGVKVDDQTGRPLFNPDTMETNIEGIYIAGVIAAGNNANEIFIENGRFHGDLIASHITSSSK
- a CDS encoding DUF5359 family protein, producing the protein MKRIERILFKLIMIQLVCLVVSQYILSFPSLSVYLTKIELYEGVTQKAKDVTREVYNHIGK
- a CDS encoding MerR family transcriptional regulator — encoded protein: MQEERKLAQIGKYNIKAISNIVGILPGTLRAWERRYNIISPVRNDAGHRLYTEEHVYILKWLVQKVNEGFTIGQAINLYEAKEHKSSNDQSLSENLQSDALVNRIVSSLLTFEENEAHNYVNEAFSLFSVDKVLFKIISKVFILIGDKYRNGEITSAHEHFATSFLRTRLGMVYQNLPNNKHLPKLIAVCGPEEKHELGLLIFTIYLRRIGFQVIYLGASIDSNEVEQVINEVNPAGFIMSCTSKDNLKKTIDLAITIKKIKSDIIIGIGGHAVSTCDSPIMDSIQEFYIGNGQSNWDEWLKQNFNYK
- a CDS encoding Glu/Leu/Phe/Val dehydrogenase, with the translated sequence MVAEKSTEKNSNTEEQLDVLAPTQVVIKEALEKLGYSNEMYELLKEPVRMMTVKIPVRMDDGQVKIFTGYRAQHNDAVGPTKGGIRFHPNVTENEVKALSIWMSLKCGIVDLPYGGGKGGIVCDPRDMSFRELERLSRGYVRAISQIVGPTKDIPAPDVFTNSQIMAWMMDEYSRIDEFNSPGFITGKPLVLGGSHGRETATAKGVTIVIREAAKRKGINLEGARVVIQGFGNAGSFLAKFMHDAGAKVIGISDAYGALHDPNGLDIDYLLDRRDSFGTITKLFNNTISNKELLELDCDILVPAAIENQITKDNAHNIKASIVVEAANGPTTLEATKILTERGILLVPDVLASAGGVTVSYFEWVQNNQGYYWTEEEVETRLEKVMVRSFDNIYETSVNRKVNMRLAAYMVGARKMAEASRFRGWV
- a CDS encoding genetic competence negative regulator, whose translation is MRLERLNYNKIKVFLTSDDLSERGLTKEDLWYNAPKVQQLFQDMMHEASVELGFEVDGKVSVEVFSLQAQGMVVIVTKSDDIEEEEDEFQDDFISMEVILDESEHILYEFSTLDDLILLSEKLVSCDAIGGRLFSFENTFYLKFEENEIGRLDRETFYAILAEYGNPSTRTIYRIIEYGKELISENAIEQLHFYFVKNKASQ